A section of the Bacteroidota bacterium genome encodes:
- a CDS encoding HAMP domain-containing histidine kinase has translation MKSHSQKSILYHRHAKPGAFNKPALETDSPAEFNSEDLTPHFFITIKNLLQDTLVKYFHSIRTVVLNFSTALLDDTYAFVQRYKQTVFTASAGDYENRKLGILSQLNLLQLLIGLLIPISIVFSRQSVAFLSAIIFMFPPLINLLVLYLISKQKHTVAMIAYFALYPFFTNLSYIDSANLGTELFFILYSILSVFFLQERMHIICCIGFNMINYLMLVVMLNKTPAAGADNHFFFFLLNHLLAIIIIFYSLYLLKKENAGYQSAILEKGDELQCINEEVRKQKEEIAAKANQLEKQTIQLNEIDAFKNRLFSIVSHDLRGPLHALRNLFQEVEKQKLSAREVKELVPEVLKDLNYATELTDNLLNWAKSQMTGAMVTPQVIKVSPMITEIVKLIRLQAELKEIKIDCELKDDLSIYADSDMIRLVIRNLLSNAIKFTPSGGTVSVFTDATAENVEIIVKDTGEGMDGTTLEKIRSNSYYTTQGTAGEMGTGLGLMLCSDFLRKNKGLLHIESTKGKGSIFSFILPAA, from the coding sequence ATGAAAAGCCACTCACAAAAATCCATTTTATACCATAGGCATGCCAAGCCGGGTGCATTCAATAAACCAGCTTTGGAAACCGATTCCCCTGCTGAGTTCAATTCTGAAGATCTAACGCCACATTTTTTTATTACAATCAAGAACTTATTACAAGATACCCTTGTAAAATATTTTCATTCAATACGAACCGTTGTTCTGAATTTTAGCACAGCACTTTTAGATGATACTTATGCTTTTGTTCAGCGGTATAAGCAAACCGTCTTTACAGCCAGCGCCGGAGATTATGAAAATAGGAAGCTGGGCATTCTCAGCCAGCTTAACCTTTTACAATTACTTATCGGATTACTGATACCTATTAGTATAGTTTTCAGCCGTCAATCAGTGGCATTTTTATCAGCTATTATTTTTATGTTTCCACCACTGATCAACCTGTTGGTTCTTTATCTTATTTCAAAGCAGAAACATACAGTGGCAATGATCGCTTATTTTGCTTTGTATCCTTTTTTTACCAATCTCTCTTATATTGACAGTGCCAACCTCGGTACAGAATTGTTTTTTATTCTGTACAGTATTTTATCTGTATTCTTCCTGCAGGAGAGAATGCATATTATTTGCTGCATCGGGTTCAATATGATAAATTACCTGATGCTGGTTGTTATGCTGAATAAAACGCCGGCGGCCGGTGCAGATAACCATTTTTTCTTCTTCCTGCTGAATCATCTGTTAGCGATCATAATTATTTTTTATAGCCTATACCTGCTTAAAAAAGAAAATGCCGGTTACCAGTCAGCCATTTTGGAAAAAGGAGATGAGTTACAGTGTATAAACGAAGAAGTAAGGAAACAAAAAGAAGAAATAGCAGCAAAAGCAAATCAATTAGAAAAACAAACTATCCAGTTGAATGAAATAGATGCATTCAAAAATAGATTGTTTTCAATCGTATCGCATGATTTAAGAGGTCCGCTGCATGCACTCCGCAATCTTTTCCAGGAAGTTGAAAAACAGAAATTATCTGCAAGGGAAGTAAAAGAACTTGTACCGGAAGTATTAAAAGATCTTAATTACGCAACAGAATTGACGGACAACCTGCTTAATTGGGCTAAAAGTCAGATGACTGGTGCAATGGTTACACCGCAGGTTATTAAAGTATCGCCAATGATCACCGAAATAGTAAAATTGATACGGCTCCAGGCAGAGTTAAAAGAAATTAAAATCGACTGTGAGTTAAAAGATGATCTTTCAATTTATGCTGACAGCGATATGATAAGACTTGTAATACGAAATCTTTTATCTAATGCGATCAAGTTTACACCTAGTGGAGGTACCGTATCTGTTTTTACAGACGCAACAGCTGAGAATGTTGAAATAATAGTAAAAGATACAGGTGAAGGTATGGATGGAACAACGCTGGAAAAGATAAGAAGCAATAGTTATTATACAACACAAGGAACAGCAGGTGAGATGGGGACAGGGTTAGGGCTTATGTTGTGCAGTGATTTCCTTAGAAAAAACAAAGGCTTACTTCATATTGAAAGCACAAAAGGTAAAGGCAGTATATTTTCTTTTATATTACCAGCGGCATAG
- a CDS encoding phosphoribosylaminoimidazolesuccinocarboxamide synthase → MAQFSLPGQTRFYKGKVRDVYTIGDNWLVMVASNRISAFDVILPRPIPFKGQVLNQIAAYMLNATKDICPNWLVNVPAPNVSIGKKCDPFKIEMVVRGNLTGHAWRTYSSGKKNLCGATMADGMKENDYFPTPIITPSTKAEAGHDEDISPDEIIATGLATADEWKKLSEYALQLFERGKEIAAKQGLILVDTKYEFGKIGDTIYLMDEIHTPDSSRYFYADGFEERQLKGERQKQLSKEFVREWLIANNFMGKEGQTVPEMSDEWVNTISKRYIELYEKVIGTAFIPEMLSDDITKGLIISSLNKYSLS, encoded by the coding sequence ATGGCTCAATTTTCACTCCCCGGACAAACCCGTTTTTATAAAGGAAAGGTAAGAGATGTTTATACGATCGGTGACAACTGGCTTGTAATGGTTGCCAGCAATCGCATTTCTGCATTTGATGTTATTTTACCCCGTCCTATTCCCTTCAAAGGACAAGTGCTGAACCAGATCGCAGCTTATATGCTTAATGCAACAAAAGATATTTGCCCAAACTGGCTGGTGAATGTGCCTGCACCTAATGTTTCTATTGGTAAAAAATGTGACCCCTTTAAAATAGAAATGGTAGTAAGAGGGAACCTGACCGGTCATGCATGGCGAACTTACTCATCAGGTAAAAAAAACTTATGTGGCGCAACGATGGCCGATGGAATGAAAGAAAATGATTATTTCCCAACACCCATCATCACACCATCAACAAAAGCGGAAGCGGGACATGATGAAGATATTTCACCGGATGAAATAATTGCGACCGGGCTCGCAACAGCAGATGAATGGAAAAAATTATCTGAATATGCTCTTCAGTTATTTGAAAGAGGAAAAGAAATTGCAGCTAAACAAGGATTGATATTAGTTGATACTAAATATGAGTTCGGTAAAATTGGTGACACCATTTACCTGATGGATGAAATACATACGCCGGACAGTTCAAGATATTTTTATGCAGATGGTTTCGAAGAAAGACAATTAAAGGGTGAAAGGCAAAAACAGTTGAGTAAGGAATTTGTCAGAGAATGGTTGATTGCAAATAATTTTATGGGTAAAGAAGGACAAACCGTTCCTGAAATGAGTGATGAATGGGTGAATACCATTTCAAAAAGATATATTGAACTTTATGAAAAAGTGATTGGCACCGCATTTATTCCCGAAATGCTGAGTGATGATATAACAAAAGGTCTTATCATCTCGTCGCTGAATAAATATTCGTTGTCCTGA
- a CDS encoding TonB-dependent receptor yields MIMRKSNCFLTAILMAVLFSTSAFAQSVTITGNVKNGATRENIPAVSVLVKGTSSGTYTDPDGNFSIKVDKLPVTLVVSSVGFESQEINVTDASKPVTVEFAVISTPGQDIVVAASRAPQRILEAPVTVERMSSNTLRNLASPSYYDAITNLKGVDMHTASLTFKTVTTRGFVSSGNTRMNQLIDGMDNQAPGLNFSVGNIVGLTELDVDNVELLAGASSALYGSGGMNGTLLINSKNPFKYQGLSFNIKQGIMHTDGKQRSAAPYYDWSFRYAKNINNKLAFKVAMQLLKASDWQATDYQNVDRSGILSKVVGGDRNDSPGYDGVNMYGDETNANIFLVTPALRDGINAAFQAQTGINLQTQANAYFAAIGNPVYPTTAQMNGFIGLFPATAQPTVGFWLPMYNAVKNNYIPSNAVVSRTGYEEKTLVDYNTLNVKGTFAFHWKITPSTEASWSSYLGTGTTVYTGADRYSLRNFKMGQHKLEVRSKNWFFRGYTTQENAGESYNGTVLGRLVNEYWKPSANQANLGGSWYPQYIVAYSESVRQGASYSNAHLNGRGTADLGRLLPGTTAFEDAKKIVRSTPIPSGAKFLDKSDLWAAEAQANVSEMFDFSDIVEVLAGVQYKQYVLNSQGTIFNDAAGPIKIFEVGGYVQAKKKIGERLTLTGAGRWDKHKNYDSRFTPRFTAVVKVAKDNFIRVSYQQAYRFPTNQNQYINLNVGSGILIGHLDEFKTLYNYPAKPIYTSESVVAARNALNPGLLVQAPWNDVVPETVSSNEIGWKGVVGKVLQFDVYAYVSRYENFLSGVAVGQSNQTTSNPADLLDPTKTRNLSFTQNTPGKVKASGWGFNLEYQFIKNYFLYGNVFSDRLTDVPAGFITYFNAPEYRYNVGLRNENVYKNIGFNVILKWQDNNYYEGTFVSGTLPYFTWVDAQISWRPSNTKSVFRIGGTNVGNYYARTGYGSPSVGGLYYFSYGYNIF; encoded by the coding sequence ATGATTATGAGAAAAAGCAACTGCTTTTTAACTGCTATCCTAATGGCTGTTCTTTTTTCTACTTCAGCCTTTGCACAATCAGTTACTATTACGGGTAATGTCAAAAACGGAGCTACCAGGGAGAATATTCCTGCAGTTTCTGTACTTGTAAAAGGTACCAGCAGTGGAACCTATACTGACCCGGATGGTAATTTCAGTATCAAAGTTGATAAGTTACCCGTTACCCTTGTTGTAAGCTCAGTTGGTTTTGAATCACAAGAGATAAATGTAACAGATGCTTCTAAGCCCGTAACTGTTGAGTTTGCTGTGATCAGCACACCCGGCCAGGATATTGTAGTAGCCGCAAGCCGTGCTCCACAAAGAATATTAGAGGCGCCGGTAACAGTTGAAAGAATGAGCAGCAATACGCTCCGGAATTTAGCATCACCAAGTTATTATGATGCAATAACAAACTTGAAAGGTGTGGATATGCATACGGCCAGTCTTACATTCAAAACGGTCACTACCCGTGGTTTTGTAAGCAGTGGTAATACCCGGATGAACCAGTTGATTGATGGAATGGATAACCAGGCTCCTGGTTTAAATTTCTCAGTAGGTAATATCGTTGGTTTAACTGAACTGGATGTTGATAATGTCGAATTACTTGCTGGTGCATCATCTGCACTATATGGTTCAGGTGGCATGAACGGAACATTACTGATCAACAGTAAAAACCCATTCAAATACCAGGGGCTAAGTTTTAATATAAAACAAGGTATCATGCATACGGATGGTAAACAACGCAGTGCTGCTCCTTATTACGATTGGTCTTTCCGGTATGCAAAAAACATAAATAACAAGCTTGCATTTAAAGTAGCAATGCAGTTATTGAAAGCTTCAGACTGGCAGGCAACTGATTACCAAAATGTTGACCGCTCAGGAATTTTAAGTAAAGTTGTTGGTGGTGATAGAAATGATTCTCCTGGTTATGATGGTGTCAATATGTATGGTGATGAAACAAACGCAAATATTTTTTTAGTTACTCCGGCTTTACGAGATGGCATAAATGCAGCCTTCCAGGCTCAAACCGGTATTAATCTGCAGACCCAGGCAAATGCTTATTTTGCTGCCATTGGAAATCCTGTTTATCCCACAACTGCCCAGATGAATGGGTTTATCGGATTGTTTCCTGCAACTGCGCAACCAACTGTTGGTTTCTGGTTGCCGATGTACAACGCAGTTAAAAATAATTATATCCCATCTAACGCTGTGGTATCAAGAACAGGGTATGAGGAGAAAACACTTGTTGATTATAACACTCTTAATGTAAAAGGTACCTTTGCTTTTCATTGGAAAATAACTCCGTCAACTGAAGCAAGCTGGTCAAGTTACCTTGGAACTGGAACAACAGTATATACTGGTGCCGACCGTTACTCTCTCCGCAATTTTAAAATGGGTCAGCATAAGTTAGAAGTAAGATCTAAAAATTGGTTCTTCCGTGGATACACTACACAGGAAAATGCTGGTGAATCATATAACGGAACAGTATTGGGTCGTTTAGTGAATGAGTATTGGAAGCCAAGCGCAAACCAGGCTAATCTTGGTGGTTCATGGTATCCTCAATATATCGTTGCATATTCTGAATCAGTAAGACAAGGCGCAAGTTATTCAAATGCACACCTGAATGGACGTGGAACTGCGGATCTGGGTCGTTTACTGCCGGGTACTACAGCATTTGAGGATGCAAAGAAAATTGTTCGTAGTACACCAATCCCTTCCGGAGCTAAGTTTCTTGATAAATCAGATTTGTGGGCAGCAGAAGCCCAGGCTAACGTATCTGAGATGTTTGATTTCTCAGATATAGTTGAAGTGTTAGCGGGAGTCCAATACAAACAATATGTATTAAACTCTCAAGGCACCATCTTTAACGATGCTGCCGGTCCGATCAAAATATTTGAAGTAGGTGGTTATGTGCAGGCAAAGAAAAAGATCGGAGAAAGATTAACACTGACTGGTGCAGGACGCTGGGATAAACATAAGAACTATGACAGTCGTTTTACACCTCGTTTTACTGCTGTTGTTAAAGTTGCAAAAGATAATTTTATTCGTGTATCTTATCAGCAGGCATATCGTTTTCCAACAAACCAGAACCAATACATCAACCTGAATGTGGGTAGTGGTATTTTGATTGGCCATTTGGATGAATTCAAGACTTTGTATAATTATCCGGCCAAACCGATCTACACTTCTGAAAGCGTAGTGGCAGCAAGAAATGCATTGAACCCCGGATTGCTTGTTCAGGCTCCATGGAATGATGTGGTTCCTGAAACTGTTTCCTCCAATGAAATTGGATGGAAAGGGGTAGTGGGAAAAGTATTGCAGTTTGATGTATATGCTTATGTGAGCCGTTACGAAAACTTCCTTTCTGGTGTAGCAGTTGGACAATCTAACCAGACAACATCAAATCCTGCGGATCTTCTGGATCCTACAAAGACACGCAACCTTTCATTTACACAAAATACACCAGGTAAAGTCAAAGCATCAGGTTGGGGCTTTAACCTCGAGTACCAGTTTATCAAGAATTATTTCCTTTATGGAAATGTGTTCTCTGATAGATTAACTGATGTGCCTGCAGGATTCATTACTTATTTCAATGCACCTGAATATCGATATAATGTTGGTTTGAGAAATGAGAATGTTTACAAGAACATTGGGTTTAATGTTATATTG